The proteins below are encoded in one region of Betaproteobacteria bacterium:
- a CDS encoding cache domain-containing protein: MKSSSMVKMLLLAALSLFLLVARAEEPAATATRESVASDVQRARALLARAIIRYRQQGDEAFAAFNGPTEFVDGELYVWVLGTDGVMLASGGSSSALIGRKVSNMRDAFGTPFFYDMLEKAKTSDTGVVEYRWLNRLHHKPERKITLFTKIGTRLLAVGYYIPRASAEQASAMLERAVGAMQADSVKALAAFNDLNGGYIEDDLYVFVVGIDDGKFRAHGVSGRLVGSDGYALTDPNGKPVIRQMLDALKDKDRGELDYAWRNPVTRQVESKHTLFRKVGNNLVGVGYYTR; the protein is encoded by the coding sequence ATGAAGTCGAGTTCGATGGTCAAAATGCTCTTGCTGGCGGCGTTGTCGCTGTTTTTGCTTGTTGCGCGGGCAGAAGAGCCAGCTGCAACGGCCACCCGTGAGAGCGTGGCGAGCGATGTACAGCGCGCCCGGGCATTGTTGGCGCGGGCCATCATCCGCTATCGGCAACAGGGCGACGAGGCTTTTGCCGCTTTCAATGGCCCAACCGAGTTCGTGGATGGCGAGCTTTATGTCTGGGTGCTGGGTACTGACGGCGTCATGCTGGCCAGCGGCGGATCGTCTTCGGCGCTGATTGGCCGCAAGGTGTCGAACATGCGCGACGCTTTCGGTACGCCGTTCTTCTACGACATGCTCGAAAAGGCCAAGACCAGCGACACCGGCGTCGTTGAATATCGCTGGCTGAACCGCCTGCACCACAAACCGGAACGGAAAATCACGCTGTTTACCAAGATCGGTACACGCCTGCTGGCCGTGGGGTATTACATTCCGCGGGCCTCTGCCGAGCAGGCGTCGGCCATGCTGGAGCGCGCCGTGGGCGCGATGCAGGCCGATTCAGTCAAGGCGCTGGCTGCCTTCAATGATCTCAATGGCGGCTATATCGAAGACGATCTATACGTCTTTGTTGTTGGTATCGATGATGGAAAATTTCGCGCGCACGGTGTCTCGGGGCGTCTGGTCGGTAGCGACGGCTATGCATTGACCGATCCGAACGGCAAACCGGTCATTCGTCAGATGCTTGATGCGCTGAAGGACAAGGATCGCGGCGAACTCGACTACGCCTGGCGCAATCCGGTGACGCGCCAGGTCGAAAGCAAGCACACCTTGTTCCGCAAGGTCGGCAATAACCTGGTCGGCGTTGGCTATTACACCCGCTAG
- a CDS encoding quinone oxidoreductase, which produces MPNAIRIHQTGGPEVLRWEAVDLPAPAPGEATVRHHAVGLNYIDVYHRTGLYPLTMPSGIGLEGAGVVEAVGAGVTEVKVGDRVAYAGGPIGAYADVRNIPAHRLLILPDAISFETGAAMMLQGLTAAYLLRKTYRVQAGDAVLIQAAAGGVGLIACQWARALGATVIGTVGSPAKAELAMAHGCHHVINYSTENFPQRVRDITGGEGVAVVYDGVGKDTFAGSLDCLRPLGMMVTFGNASGPVPPLDLIQLSLKGSLFVTRPTIASYTAKREDLAALGTELFNVVASGQVRIEVNQTYPLQDAAQAHRDLEARKTTGSTILLP; this is translated from the coding sequence ATGCCCAACGCCATTCGCATCCATCAAACCGGTGGTCCTGAAGTGCTGCGCTGGGAGGCAGTCGACCTGCCGGCACCGGCACCCGGCGAAGCCACGGTGCGCCACCATGCGGTCGGCCTCAATTACATCGATGTCTACCACCGCACCGGCCTTTATCCGCTGACCATGCCATCCGGCATTGGCCTGGAAGGTGCAGGCGTGGTCGAGGCCGTGGGTGCGGGCGTGACCGAGGTCAAGGTTGGCGATCGCGTCGCCTATGCCGGCGGCCCGATCGGTGCCTATGCCGACGTGCGCAATATTCCGGCGCATCGCCTGCTGATTCTGCCCGATGCCATTTCGTTTGAAACCGGCGCGGCGATGATGCTGCAAGGCCTGACCGCCGCCTATCTGTTGCGCAAAACCTATCGGGTGCAAGCGGGCGATGCCGTGCTGATCCAGGCAGCAGCCGGCGGCGTTGGACTGATCGCCTGCCAGTGGGCGCGGGCGCTGGGTGCAACGGTAATCGGTACGGTCGGCTCGCCAGCCAAGGCCGAGCTGGCCATGGCACATGGTTGTCACCATGTGATCAACTACAGCACCGAGAATTTCCCGCAGCGCGTCCGCGACATTACGGGCGGCGAAGGCGTTGCGGTGGTCTACGACGGCGTCGGCAAGGACACCTTTGCCGGTTCGCTCGACTGCCTGCGGCCGTTGGGCATGATGGTGACCTTCGGCAACGCGTCCGGCCCGGTGCCACCGCTCGATTTGATCCAGCTCTCACTGAAGGGCTCGCTGTTTGTGACCCGGCCGACCATCGCGAGTTACACCGCGAAGCGCGAAGATCTCGCGGCACTGGGCACCGAACTGTTCAATGTGGTGGCCTCCGGCCAGGTGCGCATTGAAGTGAACCAGACCTACCCCCTGCAGGATGCCGCCCAGGCCCATCGTGACCTTGAGGCGCGCAAGACCACGGGGTCCACCATCCTGCTGCCATGA
- a CDS encoding leucine--tRNA ligase, protein MQDKYTPADIERAAQQHWDKTGAARAVEDTTKPKYYCLSMFPYPSGKLHMGHVRNYTIGDVLSRFHKMQGFNVLQPMGWDAFGMPAENAALQNNVPPAGWTYSNIDYMRQQLKSLGFAIDWEREFATCTPEYYRWEQWLFTRLYEKGLVYKKLGTVNWDPVDHTVLANEQVIDGRGWRSGALIEKREIPMYYMKITAYAEELLSELDNLQGWPEQVRLMQKNWIGKSTGVRFAFPYELDGQPEKLWVFTTRADTIMGVTFVAVAAEHPLATRAAANKPELAAFIEECKKGGVAEADIATMEKKGMPTGIFVTHPLTGEQVEVWVGNYVLMSYGDGAVMAVPAHDERDFAFALKYNLPIKQVVAVDGETSFSHAAWAEWYADKQRGKLINSGKYDGLGYEAAVDAIAADLAAKELGDKKVQFRLRDWGISRQRYWGCPIPIIHCKTCGDVSVPDDQLPVVLPENVEITGAGSPLAKMPEFYECKCPKCGGDARRETDTMDTFFESSWYFLRYACPDNTTAMVDERVQYWCKGGIDQYIGGIEHAILHLLYSRFFTKLMRDVGLIGDLGEPFANLLTQGMVVAPTFYRDLDGGKKQWINPADVDVVTDEKGRPTGATLRTDGQPVVIGGTEKMSKSKNNGVDPQALIDQYGADTARLFIMFASPPDQSLEWSDAGVEGAYRFLRRLWKTTYDHVQAGLVDSKIEQNSLSTAQADLRRKLHQTMGKVADDYGRRKQFNTAIAAVMELLNAYDKCDLSDATGRALSQEALETIALLLFPIVPHIGQALFAELKPGLDAGNHAFPKADPAALKQDEIELMVQVNGKLRGAIRVSAEADKASIEAAALASEGAVKFMEGKPAKKVVVVPGRLVNIVV, encoded by the coding sequence ATGCAGGACAAATACACCCCGGCCGACATCGAGCGCGCCGCCCAGCAACACTGGGACAAGACCGGCGCTGCGCGCGCCGTCGAAGACACGACCAAGCCGAAATACTATTGCCTGTCGATGTTCCCGTATCCGTCGGGCAAGCTGCACATGGGCCATGTGCGCAACTACACCATCGGTGATGTGCTGTCGCGCTTCCACAAGATGCAAGGCTTCAATGTCCTGCAGCCAATGGGCTGGGACGCCTTCGGCATGCCGGCCGAGAATGCCGCACTGCAGAACAACGTGCCGCCGGCCGGCTGGACCTATTCCAACATCGACTACATGCGCCAGCAACTCAAGTCGCTGGGCTTTGCCATCGATTGGGAACGCGAATTCGCCACCTGCACTCCCGAGTACTACCGCTGGGAACAGTGGCTGTTCACCCGCCTTTACGAAAAGGGGCTGGTTTACAAGAAACTCGGCACCGTGAACTGGGACCCGGTTGATCACACCGTACTCGCCAACGAACAGGTCATCGATGGCCGCGGCTGGCGCTCCGGCGCGCTGATCGAGAAGCGCGAGATCCCCATGTATTACATGAAGATCACCGCCTACGCGGAAGAACTGCTGAGCGAACTCGACAACCTGCAAGGATGGCCCGAGCAGGTCCGCCTGATGCAGAAGAACTGGATCGGCAAGAGCACCGGCGTGCGTTTCGCCTTCCCCTACGAACTCGACGGTCAACCGGAAAAGCTGTGGGTTTTTACAACCCGCGCCGACACCATCATGGGCGTCACCTTCGTCGCCGTCGCTGCAGAACACCCGCTGGCCACGCGCGCCGCCGCCAATAAGCCGGAACTTGCCGCCTTCATCGAAGAATGCAAGAAGGGCGGCGTCGCCGAAGCCGACATCGCGACGATGGAAAAGAAGGGCATGCCGACCGGCATCTTCGTCACGCATCCGCTGACCGGCGAGCAGGTCGAAGTCTGGGTCGGCAACTACGTGCTGATGAGCTACGGCGACGGCGCCGTGATGGCCGTGCCGGCCCACGATGAGCGGGATTTTGCATTTGCCCTGAAATACAACTTGCCGATCAAGCAAGTCGTCGCCGTCGATGGCGAAACCTCCTTCAGCCACGCAGCCTGGGCCGAGTGGTACGCCGACAAGCAACGCGGCAAGCTGATCAACTCCGGCAAATACGATGGACTCGGCTACGAAGCCGCCGTCGACGCCATTGCCGCCGACCTCGCTGCCAAGGAACTCGGCGACAAGAAGGTGCAGTTCCGCCTGCGCGACTGGGGCATATCCCGCCAGCGCTATTGGGGCTGCCCAATCCCGATCATTCACTGCAAGACCTGCGGCGATGTATCGGTACCCGATGACCAGTTGCCGGTCGTCCTGCCCGAGAACGTCGAGATCACCGGTGCCGGTTCGCCGCTCGCCAAGATGCCCGAGTTCTACGAGTGCAAGTGTCCGAAGTGCGGCGGCGACGCCCGGCGCGAAACCGACACCATGGATACCTTCTTCGAGTCGTCCTGGTACTTCCTGCGCTACGCCTGCCCCGACAACACCACGGCCATGGTCGACGAGCGCGTCCAGTACTGGTGCAAGGGCGGTATCGACCAGTACATCGGCGGCATCGAACACGCCATCCTGCATTTGCTGTACTCGCGCTTCTTCACCAAGCTGATGCGCGATGTCGGCCTGATCGGCGACCTCGGCGAGCCGTTCGCCAACCTGCTGACCCAGGGCATGGTCGTCGCCCCGACCTTCTACCGCGATCTCGATGGCGGCAAGAAGCAGTGGATCAACCCGGCCGACGTCGATGTCGTGACCGACGAAAAGGGTCGCCCGACCGGCGCCACGCTGCGCACCGACGGCCAGCCAGTAGTCATCGGCGGCACCGAGAAGATGTCGAAGTCGAAGAACAATGGCGTCGACCCGCAAGCCCTGATCGACCAGTACGGCGCCGATACGGCCCGCCTGTTCATCATGTTCGCCTCGCCACCCGACCAGTCGCTGGAATGGTCAGATGCCGGCGTGGAGGGTGCCTACCGCTTCCTGCGCCGTTTGTGGAAAACCACTTACGATCACGTGCAGGCCGGCCTCGTCGATTCGAAAATCGAGCAAAATTCCCTGTCGACCGCGCAAGCCGACCTGCGTCGCAAGCTGCATCAGACCATGGGCAAGGTGGCCGATGATTACGGCCGCCGCAAGCAATTCAACACCGCCATCGCCGCCGTGATGGAACTGCTCAACGCCTACGATAAGTGCGACCTGTCCGATGCAACCGGCCGCGCCCTGTCACAAGAAGCGCTGGAAACTATCGCCCTGCTGCTTTTCCCCATCGTTCCGCATATCGGCCAGGCGCTGTTTGCCGAACTGAAACCGGGGCTCGATGCCGGTAACCATGCCTTCCCGAAGGCCGACCCGGCCGCGCTGAAGCAGGACGAAATCGAGTTGATGGTGCAGGTCAACGGCAAGCTGCGCGGTGCCATCCGCGTTTCTGCCGAAGCCGACAAGGCAAGCATCGAAGCGGCTGCCTTGGCCTCGGAAGGCGCCGTCAAGTTCATGGAAGGCAAGCCGGCAAAGA
- a CDS encoding UvrD-helicase domain-containing protein — MSDLLANLNTPQLQAVTLPPVHALILAGAGSGKTRVLTTRIAWLMSTGQVGPHGVLAVTFTNKAAKEMTARLSSLVPINTRGMWIGTFHGLCNRLLRAHYREAGLPQTFQILDSADQLAMIKRLLKNLNVDDEKYPPRELCQFINAHKEQGVRAAQAEVYDNYTQKRVDLYVEYENQCNREGVVDFAELLLRCYELLQRNEPLRKHYQDRFRYILVDEVQDTNKLQYAWLQLLAGGGAKVFAVGDDDQSIYRFRGAEVGNMRDFEREYAGENVIRLEQNYRSHGNILTAANAIIKNNRERLGKNLWTEAGEGEPIRCFEGYSDLDEARFVVEEIRELVRDGVSPTQIALLYRSNAQSRVLENELFTKNVPYKVYGGLRFFERQEVKHALAYLRLLGNPDDDTAFLRVVNFPTRGIGARSLENLQATAHQMNSSLYNAAASLTGKAGQTVGAFIRLIEQLRVETDGLPLPEMVEHIIEKSGLAQHYRTDKEGQDRLENLDELINAAATFIDDEGAIGEGGALVSFLTLASLEAGEHQAGEGQEAVQLMSVHSAKGLEFDVVFITGLEQGLFPHENSVNEGKDGVEEERRLMYVAVTRARQRLYLTCAQTRMLHGQTRYCVPSSFLDEIPENLLLKLNKKAAPAAAFPAFGSFGGGYAEPAAAGGLRIGQTVEHAKFGIGVIVATEGRGADARLQINFGGSGMKWLALEYAKLTPV; from the coding sequence ATGTCTGATCTCCTAGCTAATCTGAATACCCCGCAACTTCAAGCAGTTACGCTGCCGCCTGTCCACGCCTTGATCTTGGCGGGGGCGGGAAGCGGCAAGACACGCGTACTGACGACACGTATTGCCTGGCTGATGTCGACCGGCCAGGTCGGGCCGCATGGTGTGCTGGCCGTAACCTTTACCAACAAGGCGGCCAAGGAGATGACGGCGCGACTGTCGTCGCTGGTGCCGATCAACACGCGGGGCATGTGGATCGGGACTTTTCATGGCCTGTGCAACCGCCTGCTGCGGGCGCATTACCGCGAGGCGGGCTTGCCGCAAACCTTCCAGATCCTTGATTCGGCGGACCAATTGGCCATGATCAAGCGTTTGCTGAAGAACCTGAATGTCGACGATGAAAAGTACCCGCCGCGCGAGTTGTGCCAGTTCATCAACGCCCATAAAGAACAGGGGGTACGGGCTGCGCAGGCTGAAGTTTATGACAATTACACGCAAAAACGCGTCGATCTTTATGTCGAGTACGAGAATCAGTGCAACCGCGAAGGGGTTGTGGACTTTGCTGAATTGCTTCTGCGCTGTTACGAATTGTTGCAGCGCAACGAACCTTTGCGAAAACACTATCAGGATCGCTTCCGCTACATACTGGTTGATGAGGTCCAGGACACCAATAAACTGCAATACGCCTGGCTGCAATTGCTCGCCGGGGGTGGCGCCAAGGTCTTTGCCGTCGGCGACGACGATCAGTCGATTTACCGTTTCCGCGGCGCCGAGGTGGGCAACATGCGCGACTTCGAGCGCGAATACGCCGGCGAGAATGTGATCCGGCTGGAGCAGAACTACCGTTCGCACGGCAACATCCTGACCGCCGCCAATGCCATCATCAAAAACAACCGTGAGCGTCTGGGCAAGAATTTGTGGACGGAGGCGGGCGAGGGTGAGCCAATTCGCTGTTTCGAGGGCTATTCCGACCTCGACGAGGCGCGCTTTGTCGTCGAGGAAATCCGCGAACTGGTGCGCGATGGCGTGTCGCCAACGCAGATTGCACTGCTCTACCGCTCCAACGCCCAGTCGCGGGTGCTGGAAAACGAGCTATTCACCAAGAACGTGCCGTACAAGGTCTATGGCGGCCTGCGCTTTTTTGAGCGTCAGGAGGTCAAGCACGCGTTGGCTTACCTGCGTCTGCTCGGCAATCCGGATGACGACACGGCTTTCCTGCGCGTAGTCAATTTCCCGACCCGCGGCATCGGCGCCCGTTCGTTGGAAAACCTCCAGGCCACGGCACATCAGATGAATTCGAGCCTGTACAACGCGGCTGCGTCGCTGACCGGCAAGGCAGGGCAAACGGTGGGTGCGTTCATCCGGCTGATCGAGCAGCTGCGCGTCGAAACCGACGGCCTGCCGCTGCCGGAAATGGTCGAGCACATTATTGAGAAAAGCGGCCTGGCCCAGCATTACCGGACCGACAAGGAAGGTCAGGATCGACTGGAGAACCTGGACGAGCTGATCAATGCCGCCGCCACGTTCATCGACGACGAAGGTGCTATCGGCGAAGGCGGCGCGTTGGTTTCCTTCCTGACGCTCGCCTCGCTGGAGGCTGGTGAGCATCAGGCAGGTGAAGGCCAGGAGGCGGTGCAGTTGATGTCGGTGCATTCGGCCAAGGGCCTGGAGTTCGACGTGGTGTTCATCACCGGGCTGGAGCAGGGGCTGTTTCCGCATGAAAACTCGGTCAATGAAGGCAAGGATGGCGTGGAGGAAGAGCGTCGGCTGATGTATGTGGCCGTGACCCGTGCCCGCCAGCGGCTTTATCTGACTTGTGCGCAGACCCGCATGCTGCATGGTCAGACGCGCTACTGCGTGCCGTCCAGTTTCCTCGACGAGATTCCCGAAAATCTGCTGCTCAAGCTGAACAAGAAGGCTGCGCCAGCGGCCGCATTTCCCGCCTTCGGCTCGTTCGGTGGCGGTTATGCCGAGCCGGCGGCCGCCGGTGGCCTGCGCATCGGGCAAACGGTCGAGCATGCCAAGTTCGGGATTGGCGTCATTGTCGCTACCGAAGGACGGGGCGCCGATGCTCGCCTGCAGATCAATTTCGGCGGCAGCGGCATGAAGTGGCTGGCGCTGGAGTATGCCAAGCTGACACCGGTATAG